CTAAATTGCATGCTTGATATAGATCGGTCGATTTACGTTGGAGGAGAATGGTTATTCCATACATAATAATCTGATAAAAGATCCACATAAGGCATTGCCATCAAAGTGCCCTAACCCAGTGGAATGTCAGAAATGCAGCAATCAGATATCGATACAGACAAAAGCTCCATCAGCGTCAGggtattattttaatttcataaatgtgtttaaacaaagaggtttgaaaattgaattataataaaattatttttaagtaacaaaatttatttttcttgtagGAATGGAGATGATTCTGTCATGACGATAATTTTGGGAGCACTTTTGGGGTTATCGATAATCGCCCTAATAGTCACCGTTGTTCTGTTCAAGGTATTCCGTAGGTGTAACTTAGAAACTACAGGTGAGATGCTGTTTGAATGTGACGTCGCGTGGCTATGCTATCGGGcatgtcattattttttctgtGGGTGCAGTTTTTTGCGCTTTGATACAGGCGTGCGTTTCTTTTAGGGGTTTTCTTGCAACTACCGAATTGTCACTATAATggtatttttagaaaatatttttacgaTGGGGATAAAAccacaaaaatgaaattgagcAAAACAGAGTGTCCCGAATAAATTCATtgattcattgaaaatactGCTATTTTTACGTAGGTTTCATTTTGTATATTGAATCATCGCCGATTTCTCCGCAGGTCACAAACATTTTAAGTCAAAATCATGtcttattgattttattgttttaaatacgaccatttcatgtacatttttaatcATTGATATCCCCAAGTACCCAAACtcgtttctctgtaaattattttctgcggtttttatcatttgcaatcactaaatataaccTAAAACGttagaatttataaaattattaacaaaaatatttttattattattcaaataagccctctgaatacgacgtttcTCACACGTGGTATCATATCCTATGAACCTAACTCTGTCACCCACATGATCTATGATTCGGCAGGGAATGAAggcacattaacaatttagtttaaactCAACTTGTATCAAGGCCAacttataataagtaaaatcggtgtatacaatttaaattgtatttaatttcgtCAAAGTGAAATGGTcgccagaaaaaaaaaatgggttcttgtaacaaaaatcacaatgcccttttcagaatgtatggatgccgtttgatttctgtccttaaatatttcacatatatcatatcaataatgaatatattaatgattatattatttatttttttacatttttaataaatgtagcatattctaaatacCGACATAACGTATATATATCTGTAACCCTGTATAAGACAAAAATTACGtcatgagcgatttgacgttagCACCAAGTGTAGTGCATAAACGCTATCGCGGactgaaaaaatgtattaattaccttaataaaaaataaataacatgtgaaatgtttcctCTTGACCTCTTTTAAAATGACTGACCACCGTAAATCATCGAAAgggcccgcatgtcagaaatatcgttattttagtgcacccgtgaaaaagtgttagctttaaaataaaaaaattatataattaacgTGCGAATACCCATTATTGCCggaaaatacacaatttttctCTATTATTCTCTTCATGTAAGCTGTCATGCTTGTCTATCTAACCGTGAAATAGTTTCCGTGCTATCTATTCAGCTTCCTACATTTTTAAATTCGGAACACTTCTGGCGTAATCCGATCGCtacattaaattcaaagtccgataactctaatttgtttattattaagaAATTCTGCTTTGCcgaaagatatatatttactgACTGATCGAacgatagcaagtttattgtccccctcgACAGCAACAATTTCCCTCGGCTTCGCCTCCTGAAATACATGGTGTTGCTGTcttatttttttggggggggtggggtgggggagGAATAAATGTCCTCATAACCAgtaaaaagtatataatatatatcgcAAAGATAACAAATGAATGTTATACAAATTTACCTTATACATTATCAACATGTACATCTTCATACACTGCAGATAATCTGTACCTGGACCCCAATTTTACAAACGTGCATGGGCACAGTGATACAGACGACAGCGGCTACTCTGCCAACGCCGGCCAGGGAGAACATGAACAAAGTCCAAGGATGCAAACGCACCGCCGCCATAACCAAATTATCCACGACAATATCGCATATCATGCGAATAATTAATTATACTGCGCAAAAATTCCGATGCAATATACAGTATTAATCATTTTGTGAGAGAAACATTGAATTCGCAtggttataattatatatacgtGGACTGTACATGTGTTACAAAACAGTAAAATTGTTGGATTTCGGTTGTGAACTTGCGCAAACCTATTGTTGATTAGCTATTTCAAATCTTCTTTGAAAGAACTAAAACACGagaattcatttcatttcagcTTGTGTTTATTTAAACCTGTTGATATGGctttaaagataattgatgtcttcaaagtttaaaagagagagagagagagagagagagagagagagagagagagagagagagagagagagagagagagagagagtagtcATCAGAGTTAATTAATGTGCTGTCAATTTAATCTTACTAGTACTTcattaattcaattcaattcaattctttatttctttaaactttacAGTTAATCAGTATAACATATGTATAACATGAGGTGGTAGTGTATTTACAGGAGAACTTGTGCACGTACAAATAATAACATGTACTATACTATATATACACGTTGAGAAAACAGAACAAAAGACTAACAATCATGTAATACAGTTGTCTCTTAAAAGCATTCTTTTAGAGATGAATTTAACAAGATTACAGAGATCTTTaacatttttagttttaaaaagctgaataaatttaaacatagaaggttttttataataatattctttcatgtataattataatctGCGCAATGTTCTGTATAAAggacaaagaaataaaaaatggaattcatcttcaacacTAGTTTTGCAATGTGGACATAATCTATTTTCTCTGTttgtgttattacatgtatatctaccAGTTTCAATAGCCAGGCGATGTGATGATAATCGtaatttagttatatatttctgtaatttaatgggAATAGGTTTTCTTAAATAGTATTGAAGATGTACACCATCgaaaagatatttgtaaaaagaacacttttttgaattttcaacatttgcaaaaatatcttgtttggcctgatcaaaaattctttgttttacaaGTTGTAAAATACCATTGTTTTTTTGGTTAGTCCATATATAAAAGAAACCGAGGTCAATGAGAATTTTCTTTACATCGAAAACCCAGTTTTTATAACCGTGTTCTTCACAATTAATGTACATAACTTCGTAACAACGTCTAATTATACAATTGTCACTGATTAAGACATTTTCCCAAAACTTAATAATGTTAAACATTCTATAATGTACAAGGGGCACCGGCCTAATTCAGAATATAAATAAGCAGTATTTGTACTTTTCTTAACTCctaattcaataaaaaagatataaaataagCACAGTTGTTTCTTGTTACGAATATGTGGTTTacaagaaaaatgtttgtaGGAGAAAAAGTGCGCCCCACAATTTTACGTGCCTTCATTTGGGTTAATTGCTAACGAGGAGCAAACGTGCATTGCTCGGTCATCGgtctatatatatgtaattcatATGCAACACAGATGCAAGTAAATGGCAGCAAGTTTCATAAAAAGTGAAACAACACAATCACAGAATGAAACTTTGCCATTCATAGTCCACTGAAATTTGACTGAATGGTAACTGAACGACAAAGTTATGCCATTTAGTAACCTTTTCAGACCTTTCAGTTAACATTTAGTTGATATTCCTTTACTAATTATTATAACCTTCAGTTTTAATTCTGCTAATCATCGATAAAAAAATTTCTGCCAGTAAGCCATTCTacatatgtttatttgtatatatgcAAAGGTTGCTCCCGATAATTGTATTAATTAAGACAAAACCAAATGTATTAAACTAGACAAAACCAAATTTCTGTTGTTTAACCAACTCAAATTTCACTTGATCTTATGAGATTGTTCACTTGATCTTATGAGATTATCCGAGAACATTGATTTAGTCCATTCTTGCAATACTGAGGTCGAAGCTTAAGTACTGCATTTTTATAAACCTCTTtctatatattaaacaaatggaTGCACTGATTAATAAGAgataagtttttattttcgttCTCTTAAGAACCCTCCTAGGGGATAGCAaactttaaacaagaggcccatgggccacatcgctcacctgaacaacagctcattgtaacattctatttcgtATATGCTATTTccattttaaactttgaaccccttctggggccccagtattgttCGGTGGTTTTTAGTTtgctttaacaatttagaatataCACTATTTTAGGATGCTTGCTTAGTTATATTACAAGCTGTACATTTGTAATTCTCgaaaagaaaattttctctaaaatatacatgtatttctatgttaaactttgaaccccttttagAGCCCAAGTAGTAATCCGGTGTTCACGCCTTCATTAACTACATTATTCAAGGATATCTGtaaagtaatctcacaaattgaagcattgtagttcttataaacattttttctatatatacgttaaactttgaaccccacctCAGGCCCCaatatttaacaatataaaCAAGCttctgtgtaaatattggctTTTCTGGTggagtggttcttgagaagaagattgaaacatttttcctacgtatttttatgttaaactttgaaccccgcctggggccccagttttgttctgggggtcacgattttcacaacataAAAACAGGCTTTGGTGTAATTATTGGCATTTCtagtgcagtggttcttgagaagaaaatttttaaacatttttcctatgtatttctatgtaaaactttgaaaccctgcctggggccccagttttggccAGAGGgttacaatttttacaatttagaatcttcactgtAAAAACAAGcatttgtataaatattggcatttctggtgcagtggttattgagaagattttaaacgTTTTTTCTATGTTACCCTTTAAACCCGCTTTGGGCCCCAGTTTTGTTcagagggtcacgatttttacaacaTAAAATCTTCACTCTATATAAACAAgttttggtgtaaatattggcatttcttgtgcagtggttcatgagaagaaaatttgtaaacagtttccctatgtatttctatgttcttgagaagaagattgaaacatttttcctacgtatttttatgttaaactttgaaccccgcctggggccccagttttgttCCGAGGGTCACAGTTTTtgacaatttagaatcttcactgtATTAACTAGGCAAGTGTAAATATTGGCTTTTCTCGTGCAGTGGTTCTAGGGGAAGAAAAATTCTATcgtatttttcaatgttaaactttgaaccccgccatGCACCCTAGTTTTGGTACGAGGgccacgatttttacaatttagaatcttcactatatgaATAAGCTTTTgtaaaatattggcatttctggtgcagtggttcttgagaagattttaaaatattttttttatatgtttagctttaaaccccgcctggggccccagttttggccTGAGGgttacaatttttacaatttagaatcttaacTGTATAAACAAGCCTTGGTGTAAATATTAGCATTTCTGGAGCAGTGGTTCTAGgggaagaatatttttaacattttccctatgtatttctatgttaaactttaaaccccgCCTGGGTTCTAGTTTTTATATtaaggtcacgatttttacaatttagaatcttcactatataagcAAGCTTTTGTGTGAATACTAAAAACCAATTTTATTCGCGGTGACTTAATTTCGCGATTAACGGCCGATAAACTGGTTCgcgacgactaatgttcgcgaccaagccttatgAAGACCTgaaatgttaaaacaaaactatagacaaaggattggttcgcggcgagaaatattcgcgatgACAAGGCTCTCTCTAACCTCGCGAAAATTCGTCgcacgcaaataaaagttggtttacagtattggcatttctggtgcagttgttcttgagaagaagaatttgaAAGACACagaccctatactcactgtttcgcaattatatCCCTTTTGAAAAAGGTTACGCCCTTTATTTCAACAATGCTTTGTATAAAGtttggactatatatgatatgagcctaaaatggccccctaaaatgaacatcatcattttactgttattctttgttttctttgtacatatatgtatgactgtgatgtttttacataatcattatgttaattttgattcaactgcaCACAacttagaaatatgacatcgtaaagacaacttTTTCCAGGCGTTtttgcttgttttcaagcagtttttctttcaaaaaacatagagcgcatgcttgaacaaacaaaatattttaatcagagatgtatctagccaaggctGATAAGTTACAAAAAaacttgttcaagcatgcgctctatatttcccattcgaaaaaataagtaatatgtcagtttttgtctgattttgattgaattatagaaataacgtcacttctgacgtcatatactgccagtgagtgcaaataaatcaaataaataggtgaaaaatatattttacatcacctcttctaaaatataatataacatttaattgtactagaaacactttaaaaaatggcgaattatgggggccaaatttaactcatatcatatataatagTTCTTTGGCCTAGTGGTTTTAgtgaagaagtaaaaaatgtgaaaagtttacagacggacggacactGGACAACAGGAGATCAAAAATGCTCACTAGAACCTTTGGTACAGGTGAGCTAAAGATCCCGTACACGATTAATtgtaaacataatgaaaataaaagcaagtAATGATTAAGTTACTGAGATTTAAATACTCATTTTATTATACTTCCTCGAGCATACATAACatacaatataataaaacattataggcaattctctctctctctctctctctctctctctctctctctctctctctgacccgTGAAATGGAATTGATATGGTCGCACACGAAATGTTCATGTTTGGAATGAAATATATCACATTGCGctttattttatacaaacaaTCGATCAAAATGCATTATATATGATCTGACAATGAATTATATCATTTACATTCACCTGTAAATACATCTGTAAATGTATCTGTGACAAATAGATTATTCTACTTAAATGCaattataaatttgatattcGTTGGCCCCGTAGCTGTATCTTGTTCATATAATGGCATCACACTGCCGAGTCCGACATCAGGGACGTGTACTCTGGCACACTTTCCGAGTTTAACTTATACATTTCCCGGTTATTGTTCCTGGCACTTCTCGGTCTGTCCGGGGCCCTGTCCACGAGCTTGATCTGAGTTCTATTGCCCACGGAGAGATGCCGAGTCTTCTCCTGAGCGTCAGGGTCACTGTCGTAGAAATCGTGGTCAGAGATCAGCGCCGTGCGCTCTACAATGTCCTGTCCGGAACCCATCAGTTTGATATCACTGAATCGTTTGTCTTCTGAGAGAATTCCATTCGGAACATACCGCAATTTGGAGGAAAATGAGCGGATGTCTTTTGGTGAGCTAAATTGATCGAGGTGGTTGATTTTTGGAGAATCTTCACGTGAGGAATTGTTCTCATTCTCTCTGAAAATCTCCATAAATGGCTGACTGTCTTCGCCCTGGGAGGGTTCACTGATTTCCGGTTTTGAGAACTGCATGTAAGCTTGCCGAGTAGCTTGGGCCCACGGTgtattcattttcattgtttgaCTACACCTTTGTAGTCTCTGGCGCCTGATGTGAGCATCCTCGCTAATTAACCAGTAAGTAAACATTTCTCCTTTACccttaaatagaaaaaaaattgactgatCCGACCATATATTTACAGGGACACATACATAACAAAAAGTATGACATTTTGACAAACATATAACTATATAGTTTAACACTAGACAGACCTTTCAAATCTATTACGGATAGTCAAATTTAAGTATTCTTTCACGAGTGAAAGATTGAagaagtctctctctctctctctctctctctctctctctctctgtgtattCACCTTCATTTCCACTAGTCCCCTTGGCTCCAGCTTGTAACCACCTAGTTTGTCTAATAAACCCTTGCAGGCCTCACTGCAGTGAATTTTTAATGCTgaaacaaattaagaaaaaaaccaaattatcaTGTATTCCGCctgttgttttacattttaaaaaatcatttcagaGTGTTTGAAAAATCATGCACAGAATGCTTACGTTCGCCATTGGATTCCATTCTAGAGGCCGTATTCACTGTGTCACCAAACAGGGTATACCTCGGCATAGTAAGGCCGACAACTCCAGCAACACAGGGACCTATAAAAAAGATCGATGTTAATATCCTGAGAGATTGCAAAATATCCTTATAATCAATACTAACTTTTAATTAGTGTGCATCAAAATGATACCTTTTGAATTATGAGTATACATGTTGCTTTAAATAATGGcaataaataatcaatatacAATATAGATACTATTAGTCTACCTCTTTTAATGTCCCAAATACAATAATTAATTAGGCGTGATAATTGTTTTCTTAAAGTTTCGGACATGAATATAAAGAGCCGACGCTTGCATACTAATATTATTACGAAATTAAATATCCCgaaaacatttttgataaataaaaaaatacggaaaatttagcccccccccccctctcattTTTGCTCGCAGTCTAAAGACAGCATCTTAGACTGACCTGAATGCATCCCGATTCTTAATTTCAGAGTTTCGTCTTGAAGGAAAGTTATTCGGAAAGTTTTTATGGCACGGAGAAGTTCCAGCGACATCGAGGCTACCTCGCCAGCATGTGTGTCGCCGTTCCTGATTGGAAGACCACTGACGACCATGTAAGCATCACCAATGGTTTCCACTTTGTATACGTCATAATTCTTGATGATGGAATCAAACATGGTGTACAGAGAATTCAACATCCGAACTACCTGGTTACaggaaaagtaaagaaaaaagcaTTTAATGGTCGTTTATATTCACAGCAAAATTTTCTCTTCTATAATAAACATCTTGCatttattaaatcattgaaaGTTTACAAtgtcatttaaaagaaaacttgtTTACAGTTTACCTCCATAGGGGTAATTTTTGCCGAGAGTGTTGTAAACCCACAGATATCACTGAAGTAGATCGTAACGGATGCATAGACCTCTGGCTTTACGAAATGTCCTTGTTTAAGTTGGTCGGCTATTGGTCTACAAACAAGAAGTATATATGTGTAATACTATAGACGTATTATATTTGGAGTGTACGATATTatgcggaaattagttttttagTAATTTGGCATGGaattgaattagcgtattcctgaatgtttCTATTCTTTAACAGCGATGAACTTATTTAGCAAAAGCCGCATTCTGCCAAAAACGCTTattagaatacacagccaaagtACTCCATTTTCGGAGCAGAATAAAATTTTCTCCCCTATCAGCGCTTtagtattatattatacaataagtTTACCGAGGCAGCATTCGGTGAAGAAGTGTTTCCGTCTTTTTCTTTTCGTCCGCGAGCTGTATGGTCCTGCTCTCCACCAGTTCCTCTAGGTGGTTCTGGTACGACTCCATCATTGTCATGATTTGGTCAAAAATGTTCCTCTTCCTGTTTAAACAGAATATTCAATTGATAAACTTCACACAACATATGTACATTGGTTGTATTATTCGAGGAAAATACACATCTCAATCTATAACTCCAACTGTATACATCTAATACtgtaatttgttttctaaaaacatgATTACTGCTTGACCACCGGCAcacatatttatatttcttttgtcGTTTTACTCAGGGTTCTGGAATAATCATCGTCCGTGGTGGCTTTATATTTGTGAATTTTGTggatgatttacatgtacatccaaaCGAGCCACAAACTTGGTTTTTGCATTTCTCGTACTACATGTACACTAGTAATAGATATCTGTCTTACTGAGTCgattacaaatgaaataaaatctcCACAAAccagaaaatattttacttttactaTACCaatgataaacaataatttCGCAAATTGTGTaaacctgattttttttaatataaaacgtGTTTAGCAATAAATTCCAAATAATGCTTTGTAAATCAGTAGAACTAATTTTCTTAACGAATACTGTGAAACTCTCTTACTTTTTTCCTATTCATTGTATTAAGAAACATTAAAGATAAAAATCGAAACTTTGATCGTGTAATTATAATTCCTCTTTGTAGTTAAAAAGCTTATTAAGTAATCCGTAGattgaaattcataaaataaaaaaagaaagcaagAAAAATGGAAAACTTACATTCCCTCCCGCATTTTATATAGTGTTTTGTAAATACACCGGAAATCGGGCCTGTCTTCCGGCGATTCACTCCAACAATCCACCATGCAgtcaattatatatttatcacatTTTAAGGAACTAGTGTCTGGTCGGAATGGAAACACACCACCATCAATAACACGGTACAcaatatctgtaaatataacCAAATATCAACTCAACAGGTACATGCACATGTAATGGCTGAAATGTCCTAATCGATTAAAATGTTTtagtgaaaatcaaaattttggtaCCTTTTGGGACCATGTTACAGAAACCAAAAGGTCCACATCTCCCAAAGATTTCGTGGAGAATGATACCGAAAGCGTAGACATCCCCTTTAGACGACCCTCTTTTCTGAGGACTACGTAACTCTTCTGGGGCCCGCCAAAATAAATCTGtcgaaaaaattaaaagtgcgaattatttacaaaagtgagttaaatttatataaaaaaaagaaagtgttAAAACAAAACCTATCTAACTAACCGTTATGTTTATACAtataccatttaaaaaaaaatcttacatcgtTTGCATacaaatgataaattttaattacttcTGTAGTACGCATGCTCGTCCTCCTTCCGGTACGTTTTGGCGCGGATTTCTAGCAGAGCAAAGTCGGACACTTGGAGCGTCCAACGACTGTTTACAACACAGTTAGACGACTTAAAATTGCCGTGACATCCTAGCTCGCTGTTATGTAGAAATAGCAGTCCCTGGAACAATATATTCATGAATCAATTTATtacaaatgtattaattttttctacTCTCATTTGCTTATCCCATTGTTTAACGTGCAATATAGTATAgtcatatattttatgtatgCTCTAGATATCCAGTCTTTTGTTAATTCTAGCTACATGCATACctaattgaaattgaaatacaaGAATATAATTATTCGTCCACTTTTGTTGCATGGAACAACTCGTTACTTATTACAATATATCTAATCTTTAAAACCTGTCAATGTTAATTCACCCACTGAGAGTAGTTGATATTTGAGTAACTGTGAATAACTTGCCATTAGGTTTTCCATTTGAGAGGAAAACAGAAATAACCAAGATTTATTTGTCATTCGTATTTGTTACTttgcaaaacattttatatttgtacttCAAACGGAAGATaatcaaaaagaaattttgGAATAATAAAGACCACACAAAATCACATCACACTTCTGATTAATATCACCCACGTGCATTTATCGAAATTAATCATTCCAAATATTCAGTGATggtaatgtacctgaatcatgtCTTTAATGAGGGAGGCGATAAACATATCGTCGAGTTTCACGTCTTCATTTTCGAGGATATCCTGTAATGCACATTACTTTagaaatatcataataaaagCTATTGACCAGTAATAATATaaaggaatatttatttttaaaaaaggttttcaTATTCATAATCCTAATTGCTATTCGTACCTGTAAACTGCCCTTCGAACAGTATTCAGTGAGGATGGTAAACCTCGGATGATCAATGCAGGCTCCAATAAACGCATTGACGTTGCTATGTCGCAAGTCTTTCATCTACATAATATcagttatatatacatgtatatcagtgaCGTAGCGTTGTACACATAAGAATACATGTTAATGGAGAATGCCACTCAAAAGTTCGGCCATGGAATACCATACCACTTTCATTTCCTTTTGCATTTTTCGATTGATGACCAGTGACTTGATTTCATATTTCTTGATGGCGACTAGCTGGCCCTTATAGTAGCTGGTGACAGCGTACACTTGTTGGTTAGACGCTCTGGAATCCATGGAATGTTGGCTGTTTAACGAAAGCTGTCAAAAAAGAGACCAGTTCCTTAACATGTAAACTGTTTACCAAAATATTCGtatcttcaaattaaaaaaaatcataaaaagttatatttgtGTAACCCTCTCCTCCcccaattattattttttttaaaaacctaacAGACCAAAACAGCAAATACATGCcagataaaaaattatcaaagaagATTAGTCTGTGACTGTGGCATATCAGTTTGCATTATTTAGCAACAACTGAATGATACTAAAGTTCAAAAGTACATCTGTCGATGAGAGACctaaaaatccaaatattttccAAAAGATCCTTCGCTCGATTAATCTAAAACGAGTCGGAGCTTTATTCTGCATTACCTTGCTACCATATGCATCTTTCTTGTCCTGGTCCATGACGAACTCTGCGTTTTTGTGGCCGGACAACGAGGCGTGGATCTCAGCTTTATCCACCTTCCAAAAGAGACCGGCGATCTCTTGTTCATATTTCcaatttctgaaataaaatccAATTACTGGTTGggtaataaattatatatatcatcatttattaatcatatataattatatatatatatatatatatatatatatatatatatatatatatatatatatatatatatatatatatatatatatatatatatatgtgtgtgtgtgtgtgtgtgtgtgtatagtTTATGTGACTAAAGACAAAATATACGTGTTTTCAATTTCAACGCAAGTATATCTGATAACAGAACATTAAGTATGCTACAGTGAAATAAATCTGAACCTATTTAGATCAACTTGTATTTTTGCACAGATGATCGatgctttaaataaaatgaaatacgtTGTTTCAGATCTGTCTGGTATTCGGGAAATGGCAACAAGTCAATAAATAAgaccaatttaaattaatatacagTTTTATTGACTGCCTCGGCAATTTATACAGGAAAttctgtacatatatcagagttCACGAGTATCGCAGCATCTTACTTCAATCAcactaaaacaaatttttacgaCTTTCCCCTTCTCTTGGCGGTTGGGAATCGGCCTATATCTGAAAGCATTTTTTTACCATTACATTAAACTTGATCAAAAAGCTATTAATTACAGTGCAATTCTTTCCTCTGGTGTTTTAGATTTTATTGTTTCTCAGAACTACACTTTTAACTCCCCGGCCCGACAT
This portion of the Magallana gigas chromosome 7, xbMagGiga1.1, whole genome shotgun sequence genome encodes:
- the LOC105333894 gene encoding receptor-type guanylate cyclase Gyc76C isoform X2 is translated as MMRVCFIVDFLVVVISLSHLVRLSVCERTNITVGYLTVDKTDKYIRNRQGRIISGAITYALQQVNANPHILPNHTLHLIWGDTRGDTLTAVKLLTDQWKQGVVAFFGLEDSCSVEARVAAAWNLPLISYKCADDDVSIKSKYPTFARTYPPVVQVTKSLVALLLHFKWMKFTMIVGSSHKQRTIADKLLEYAELFNITVNGKQEYVEPYVPFSNGNPFPGIVDRTYVDTRVYVFLGDLNGVVDLMTNLYDRGLLDTGEYIVIFVDHVTFDRTDTLKYFKRTIDNPEEKRNADAARSLLIITLSPYSSENYTQFQDKVRVFNEEPPFNFFNPFSSYQKVITVYAAYLFDAVILYAKAAHHLLLEGGEITNGTAIIHSLLNQSYESIQGTSTFIDQNGDAEGNYTLLARMEIDNPVTKYSMQPVGHFQSSDGSLPVLRMYGPDLIDWVSGFPPIDEPECGYRRQRCIPPKQYTLEIVLGTVGGILVLCLIGAGIAYRNWKYEQEIAGLFWKVDKAEIHASLSGHKNAEFVMDQDKKDAYGSKLSLNSQHSMDSRASNQQVYAVTSYYKGQLVAIKKYEIKSLVINRKMQKEMKVMKDLRHSNVNAFIGACIDHPRFTILTEYCSKGSLQGLLFLHNSELGCHGNFKSSNCVVNSRWTLQVSDFALLEIRAKTYRKEDEHAYYRNLFWRAPEELRSPQKRGSSKGDVYAFGIILHEIFGRCGPFGFCNMVPKDIVYRVIDGGVFPFRPDTSSLKCDKYIIDCMVDCWSESPEDRPDFRCIYKTLYKMREGMKRNIFDQIMTMMESYQNHLEELVESRTIQLADEKKKTETLLHRMLPRPIADQLKQGHFVKPEVYASVTIYFSDICGFTTLSAKITPMEVVRMLNSLYTMFDSIIKNYDVYKVETIGDAYMVVSGLPIRNGDTHAGEVASMSLELLRAIKTFRITFLQDETLKLRIGMHSGPCVAGVVGLTMPRYTLFGDTVNTASRMESNGEPLKIHCSEACKGLLDKLGGYKLEPRGLVEMKGKGEMFTYWLISEDAHIRRQRLQRCSQTMKMNTPWAQATRQAYMQFSKPEISEPSQGEDSQPFMEIFRENENNSSREDSPKINHLDQFSSPKDIRSFSSKLRYVPNGILSEDKRFSDIKLMGSGQDIVERTALISDHDFYDSDPDAQEKTRHLSVGNRTQIKLVDRAPDRPRSARNNNREMYKLNSESVPEYTSLMSDSAV